Part of the Sodalinema gerasimenkoae IPPAS B-353 genome is shown below.
CAGCCCTGCTGATTTGGGGACTCGCCCAGGGACTGGGGGGCTATCTCTACAGCCGTCCCCTCAACGACGACCCCGAACAGAGTCTGACCGTGGGAATTATCCAGGGCAATATCCCCAACGAAATTAAACTCTATGCTGAAGGCTTACGACAAGCCCTCGAAGGCTATACCCGAGGTTATCAGACCCTCAGTGATGCTGGGGTTGATGTGGTGATGACCCCAGAGACGGCTTTACCGGTGTTGTGGGATGCAGATCGCCTCCAATATAGCAACAGTCCCGCTGGGCATTTCTATCAAGCCATTCGCGATCGCGGCGTTCCGGCCTGGCTAGGAACCTCACGGGGAACCCCAAGCCACTACACCAATAGCCTGTTAAGCCTCAGCGGAACCGGAGAAACCCTGAGTTATTACGACAAAGCGATTCTCGTCCCCCTTGGGGAATATATCCCCTTTGAGTCGGTTTTAGGAGGGTTTATTAGTCGTCTGTCTCCTCTACAAGCCCAGATGATACCGGGTTCGAGGGACCAACTCCTACAAACTCCCTTCGGACCTGCCATTGTCAGCATCTGCTACGAATCCGCGTTTCCGCAGCATCTCCAAGCCCAGGCCCAGCGAGGGGGCGAGTTTTTCCTCAGTGCCGCCAACAACGCCCATTATGCGCTCTCCATGCCTCGCCAACACCATGCCCAGGATGTCATGCGGGCCATTGAACTCGATCGCTGGGCCGTCCGGGCCACCAATACCGGCCATTCTGCCTTTGTCACCCCCCATGGTGAGACTCTTTGGATCTCCGAGATGAACCAGTACGCCACCCACAGCGAGAGGATTTATCGCCGCCAAGGTCAAACCCTCTATGTGCGTTGGGGGGATTGGTTGGTTTGGGTCTTAAGCCTGGCGAGCCTCCCCAGTCTCTGGCCTCGCTCAAAAGAACCGTTTACATAACCCCTCAGTCCCCATCCGCTCCTGCGAATGCTGCAAATAATCCCGGATGCGATCGCAGCCAGCCTCCATCAAATTCGTCCTGAGAATACTCTCTAAATCCCAGTGAATCGCCAAACTATCCTGGCCCCCAGAAATCAACCCCTGACTATCGGGACGAAACGCCAGAGTCAGCACCTCCGACTCATGACCCACCAGGCTGATAACAAACTCTCCCTCAGGGGTATAGAGGTCAATCTTGCCATCCACACGGCCCACCGCCAGCCAACGACCATCGGCACTCCAATCTAAGCGCGTTAGTCCCTGATCTTCAGCCACATTCACCTGTGTGACAGCTTCCCCCTCTCGATTCCAGATGGTCAACCAGCCATCGCGAGTAGTGGTGGCAATCTGTTGATGGTCAGGACTCACCGCAATCCCCCAAATTGCCCCCTGTTGACTATCAA
Proteins encoded:
- the lnt gene encoding apolipoprotein N-acyltransferase, with amino-acid sequence MVKVKIVAPSLLSLLSGVLMGCTVAPFELWGLGWFALAPLWWLIGQKNTPAWWLGAAWGAGFHGTAIFWITGVHPMTWMGVPWLASLAIAITCWLIIIVWGGLLVALWAYFQQWSPKAWGPRILMGVASWCLLEVLWRSLPLWWSSLSYTQSPHNLPILHLGQLSGTTTITAVLVAVNGCWAAAFDSFDLSRKNIRLPAIFAALLIWGLAQGLGGYLYSRPLNDDPEQSLTVGIIQGNIPNEIKLYAEGLRQALEGYTRGYQTLSDAGVDVVMTPETALPVLWDADRLQYSNSPAGHFYQAIRDRGVPAWLGTSRGTPSHYTNSLLSLSGTGETLSYYDKAILVPLGEYIPFESVLGGFISRLSPLQAQMIPGSRDQLLQTPFGPAIVSICYESAFPQHLQAQAQRGGEFFLSAANNAHYALSMPRQHHAQDVMRAIELDRWAVRATNTGHSAFVTPHGETLWISEMNQYATHSERIYRRQGQTLYVRWGDWLVWVLSLASLPSLWPRSKEPFT